A genomic segment from Treponema sp. Marseille-Q3903 encodes:
- a CDS encoding MBL fold metallo-hydrolase RNA specificity domain-containing protein, with protein sequence MAIKCFSLGAAGEVTGSKHIFQIDDRIFMVDCGSFQGKRRESDEKNRNFQIDTDKLESVIITHGHLDHVGLLPLLTKHGYSGNIYATPATRDIANLVMMDSARIQAHDAEFLAKQARKKGEKFSWKPLYNEADCISAANQIVSLSYNRKMFIAPDVQLEFFDAGHILGSAFANITINPNKTNPKKETRILYTGDIGRKCKPIIRNPSVDMPAPDYIYLESTYGDTLHVNHDFAMKELERIVREACAKKGKIIIPSFAIERAQELVFYLHLLTDQKKIPVIPIYVDSPMASNATSVFRVHPECYDESVNEAFLKHHKNPFGFNSLTYTTSVEESKRLNKKEGPMIIISADGMCEAGRVLYHLANEITNPKNTVMIVGYMAENTLGRRIYDGQEEVKILGDMYKVGAKIERCNGFSAHADYSEMIEWLNEIDTSRLKKIFLVHGEAEQQKGFKQHLADAGFSHVEIVEPEKEYKLV encoded by the coding sequence ATGGCAATAAAATGTTTTTCGTTAGGTGCTGCAGGAGAAGTTACCGGCTCTAAACATATTTTTCAGATTGATGACAGAATATTTATGGTAGACTGCGGTTCGTTTCAAGGAAAGAGAAGAGAATCCGATGAAAAAAATCGTAATTTTCAAATTGACACTGACAAGCTTGAATCGGTCATTATAACTCATGGTCATCTCGATCATGTGGGGCTTTTGCCTCTTCTTACAAAACACGGATATTCTGGGAACATATATGCAACCCCCGCAACTCGCGACATAGCAAATCTAGTGATGATGGACAGCGCACGCATTCAGGCGCATGATGCCGAATTCCTTGCAAAACAAGCGCGAAAAAAAGGCGAAAAATTCAGTTGGAAACCTCTTTACAATGAAGCTGACTGCATAAGTGCCGCAAATCAGATTGTCTCACTTTCATACAATAGGAAGATGTTCATTGCCCCTGACGTTCAACTGGAATTTTTTGATGCAGGGCACATACTCGGTTCTGCATTCGCCAACATCACAATCAACCCGAATAAAACTAATCCCAAAAAAGAAACTCGAATTTTGTATACAGGAGATATTGGTCGCAAATGTAAACCGATAATCAGAAATCCTTCCGTAGATATGCCTGCCCCAGATTACATTTATCTTGAATCTACTTATGGTGATACGCTCCACGTCAACCACGATTTTGCTATGAAAGAACTTGAGCGAATTGTCCGCGAAGCATGTGCAAAAAAAGGCAAAATCATCATACCGTCATTTGCAATCGAAAGAGCTCAAGAACTCGTCTTTTATCTTCATCTCCTTACTGACCAAAAAAAGATTCCTGTTATACCTATTTATGTCGATTCCCCGATGGCTAGCAATGCCACTTCTGTTTTTCGCGTTCACCCTGAGTGCTACGATGAAAGCGTAAATGAAGCTTTTTTGAAACATCACAAAAATCCTTTTGGTTTTAATTCTCTGACTTACACGACGAGCGTTGAAGAATCGAAGCGGCTCAATAAAAAGGAAGGCCCTATGATTATTATTTCTGCCGATGGAATGTGCGAAGCGGGGCGCGTTCTCTATCATCTCGCAAACGAAATCACAAACCCCAAAAATACTGTGATGATTGTAGGTTACATGGCAGAAAATACTCTCGGCCGCCGTATATATGATGGTCAAGAAGAAGTGAAGATTCTCGGCGATATGTACAAGGTCGGCGCAAAGATTGAGCGATGCAATGGGTTCAGCGCACATGCTGATTACAGCGAAATGATTGAATGGCTTAACGAAATCGACACAAGCAGACTCAAAAAAATTTTCTTAGTTCATGGAGAGGCAGAGCAGCAAAAAGGATTCAAACAACACCTGGCAGACGCCGGATTTTCACATGTTGAAATTGTAGAACCGGAAAAAGAATATAAACTAGTTTGA
- the pflB gene encoding formate C-acetyltransferase, with translation MTLRPEWEGFNPDGLWTSEVNVRDFIQANYTQFDGDSSFLTGPTAATNKLFGELQKLQKAEHNKKSVGLDGKERSGVLDMDTDVVTSLTSHPAGYICPEGKELEQVVGIQTDKPLKRAFMPYGGIKMAEQSCEMYGYKPNAELHKIFTEYHKTHSDAVFEVYTPEIRKARKAHILTGLPDTYGRGRIVGDYRRVALYGIDYLIEQKEEDKLLCGNGTMTEDIIRQREELSEQIKALKGIKAMAAIYGYDISKPATNAREAFQWLYFGYLAAIKTQNGAAMSVGRISTFLDCYIERDLKKGILTEEKAQELVDHIVMKFRMVRFARIESYNQLFSGDPIWATLEVAGLGQDGRSQVTKNDFRFLHTLENMGPSPEPNITVLYSKRLPENFRKYAAKISIDTSSIQYENDDVMRPIWGDDYSICCCVSATQTGKEMQFFGARANLAKALLYAINGGKDEGAGLTPYAQVGPELQPITSEYLDYDEVIRKYDVMLEWLVALYVNTLNAIHYMHDKYYYEAAELALIDSDVRRTFATGIAGFSHVVDSLCAIKYAKVKVIRDDHGLACDFKPEGDFPRYGQDDDRADEIAVWLLKSFMGKIKKHPTYRNAEPTTSILTITSNVVYGKATGALPNGRPAHAPFSPGASPSYGAETKGLIKSLNSVAKVPYKYSLDGISNTQTINPSALGHNETERVENLVNVLDGYFSKGAHHLNVNVFGVDKLKDCQAHPEKPEYANFTVRVSGYAVRFINLTKEQQDDVIARTCHASL, from the coding sequence ATGACTTTAAGACCAGAATGGGAAGGATTTAATCCTGACGGTTTATGGACAAGCGAAGTTAACGTTCGCGACTTTATTCAGGCTAACTACACACAGTTTGATGGCGATTCATCATTCTTGACTGGACCTACAGCCGCTACAAACAAATTGTTTGGCGAACTTCAGAAATTACAGAAAGCTGAACACAACAAAAAATCTGTTGGTTTAGATGGAAAAGAGAGATCTGGCGTCCTCGATATGGACACAGATGTTGTCACAAGTCTTACATCACACCCTGCCGGATATATTTGCCCGGAAGGAAAAGAGCTTGAACAGGTTGTAGGTATTCAGACTGATAAACCGTTGAAAAGAGCATTTATGCCATACGGCGGAATCAAGATGGCAGAACAGTCATGTGAAATGTATGGCTATAAACCGAATGCTGAACTTCACAAAATTTTTACAGAATATCATAAAACTCACTCAGATGCTGTATTTGAAGTATACACTCCTGAAATTCGTAAAGCGCGTAAAGCACATATTTTGACAGGTTTGCCGGATACTTACGGTCGTGGTCGAATTGTAGGTGACTATCGCCGTGTTGCTCTTTACGGTATCGACTATCTCATTGAACAAAAAGAAGAAGATAAATTGCTTTGTGGAAACGGAACGATGACAGAAGACATAATTCGTCAGCGTGAAGAGCTTTCAGAGCAGATTAAAGCTTTGAAAGGCATTAAAGCGATGGCTGCTATCTACGGTTATGATATCTCTAAACCGGCTACAAATGCTAGAGAAGCATTCCAGTGGTTGTACTTTGGTTATCTTGCTGCAATCAAAACTCAAAACGGTGCCGCAATGTCTGTAGGTCGTATATCTACTTTCTTGGACTGTTACATCGAGCGTGATTTGAAAAAAGGCATCCTCACTGAAGAAAAAGCTCAGGAGCTTGTTGACCACATCGTTATGAAATTCCGTATGGTACGTTTTGCACGTATCGAATCTTACAATCAGTTGTTCTCAGGTGACCCTATTTGGGCTACACTAGAAGTTGCCGGTCTTGGACAGGATGGACGTTCTCAGGTAACAAAGAACGATTTCCGTTTCCTCCACACATTGGAAAACATGGGACCTTCTCCAGAGCCGAACATCACTGTATTGTACTCAAAGAGACTCCCTGAAAATTTCCGCAAGTATGCTGCTAAGATTTCCATAGATACTTCTTCAATCCAGTACGAAAATGATGACGTGATGCGTCCAATCTGGGGAGATGACTATTCAATCTGCTGTTGTGTATCTGCAACTCAGACAGGTAAAGAAATGCAGTTCTTCGGTGCTCGCGCTAACTTGGCAAAAGCACTTCTTTACGCAATCAACGGCGGCAAAGATGAAGGGGCAGGTCTCACTCCTTATGCACAGGTTGGTCCTGAGCTTCAGCCAATCACATCAGAATACCTTGATTATGATGAAGTAATCAGAAAATACGATGTTATGCTCGAATGGCTTGTTGCTCTTTATGTAAATACTTTGAATGCAATTCACTATATGCACGATAAATACTACTATGAAGCAGCTGAATTGGCTTTGATCGATAGCGATGTGCGCCGTACATTTGCTACAGGTATTGCAGGTTTCTCTCACGTAGTTGACTCGCTTTGTGCTATCAAATATGCAAAAGTAAAAGTTATTCGTGATGACCACGGTCTTGCATGTGACTTTAAGCCTGAAGGAGATTTCCCTCGCTACGGTCAGGATGATGATCGTGCTGATGAAATTGCTGTATGGTTGCTTAAGTCTTTCATGGGCAAAATCAAGAAACACCCTACATACCGCAATGCCGAACCTACAACTTCTATCCTTACAATTACTTCTAACGTTGTATACGGTAAGGCTACTGGTGCTCTTCCTAACGGACGTCCGGCACATGCTCCATTCTCACCGGGAGCTTCTCCATCTTATGGGGCAGAGACAAAAGGTTTGATTAAGTCTTTGAACTCTGTTGCAAAAGTTCCATACAAATACTCACTTGATGGAATCTCAAACACGCAGACAATTAACCCATCTGCTCTCGGACATAACGAAACTGAACGAGTTGAAAATCTTGTAAACGTTCTCGATGGCTACTTCTCTAAGGGAGCTCACCACTTGAATGTGAACGTATTTGGTGTTGACAAACTTAAAGATTGTCAAGCACACCCGGAAAAACCTGAATATGCTAACTTCACAGTTCGTGTATCTGGTTATGCTGTACGATTTATCAACCTTACAAAAGAGCAGCAGGACGACGTCATCGCTCGTACTTGCCATGCTAGTTTGTAA
- a CDS encoding heavy metal translocating P-type ATPase: MEKYDVTGMSCAACSARVEKAVTKVPGVTSCAVSLLTNSMGVEGTASAADIIKAVENAGYGAEIQKASSSACEDSSERTSIEGKANASSSASKDSEITKLVKRLCWSVFFLLILMYFSMGHTMWNFPLPTWFNGNHVAISLVQMIFAAIVMLINKKFFISGTKSVLHGSPNMDTLVAMGSGISFIYSTVVLFGMTDAVIAADNKKIMSLMHNLYFESAAMILTLITVGKLLEAISKGRTTDALKSLMKLAPKTAIILSDDVEKEVPVESVKPGDIFVVRPGQNIPVDGFIVEGNTSINESALTGESIPVDKGADSSVSAATINISGYIKCRATRVGKDTTLSQIIQMVSDAAATKAPIAKIADKVSGIFVPAVILIAAVTFTIWLILGAELPFALSHAIAVLVVSCPCALGLATPVAIMVGNGVGAKKGILFKTSAALENAGRTQIVVLDKTGTITKGEPVVTDIVPADNCGATELLYKAYALESKSEHPLAKAVVIEAKKQNAKIPEIDDFEAVIGNGVRGKLIDGGNEIELYGGKIDYIKKITEIPDALSAKIEELCSVGKTPLVFAENIKKDEKKTVRILGLIAVADVIKEDSPEAISELARLNIKTVMLTGDNEKTANAIGQKAGVSKIISGVLPDAKAENIKKLKKIGKVMMVGDGINDAPALTTADAGVAIGAGTDVAIDAADIVLMKSKLSDVVTAIRLSRSTLKNIHENLFWAFFYNIILIPIAAGAYHHAFGLDMNPMLGAAAMSLSSFCVVTNALRLNFFRVKNKRVSAVVKQSENVNKINEESDMKKTIKVNGMMCEHCEAHVKEALEKIDGVESAVANHKKGKVVITMTKDVGKDALKNAVTDAGYDFIG; the protein is encoded by the coding sequence ATGGAAAAATATGATGTAACGGGCATGTCATGTGCTGCCTGCTCTGCCCGTGTTGAAAAAGCTGTAACAAAAGTTCCCGGAGTTACATCTTGTGCTGTAAGCCTTTTGACAAACTCTATGGGAGTTGAAGGGACTGCAAGTGCAGCTGATATTATCAAAGCAGTCGAAAATGCAGGATATGGAGCTGAAATACAAAAAGCATCTTCATCAGCTTGTGAAGATTCATCAGAGAGAACGAGCATCGAAGGTAAGGCAAACGCATCTAGCTCGGCAAGCAAAGATAGCGAAATCACAAAACTTGTAAAAAGGTTGTGCTGGTCAGTGTTTTTTCTTCTTATCCTGATGTATTTTAGCATGGGACACACGATGTGGAACTTTCCATTGCCGACGTGGTTCAATGGAAATCACGTTGCAATAAGCTTAGTTCAAATGATTTTTGCCGCAATTGTAATGCTGATAAATAAAAAGTTTTTTATCAGCGGAACAAAAAGCGTTTTGCATGGCTCTCCAAATATGGACACGCTCGTTGCAATGGGCTCAGGAATCTCGTTCATCTATAGCACAGTTGTCCTTTTTGGAATGACAGATGCAGTCATTGCAGCCGATAATAAAAAAATCATGTCGCTTATGCACAATCTTTATTTTGAAAGCGCAGCGATGATTTTAACTCTGATAACTGTCGGAAAACTTCTTGAAGCTATTTCAAAAGGACGCACTACAGACGCATTAAAAAGCCTGATGAAGCTTGCACCGAAAACTGCGATTATTTTATCTGATGATGTAGAAAAAGAAGTTCCTGTAGAATCCGTAAAACCCGGAGATATTTTTGTTGTCCGACCTGGTCAAAATATCCCTGTAGACGGATTTATCGTTGAAGGAAATACATCAATAAATGAATCGGCACTTACAGGAGAATCTATCCCTGTTGATAAAGGTGCAGACAGCTCAGTTTCTGCTGCAACAATCAATATTTCAGGATACATAAAATGCCGTGCAACGAGAGTCGGAAAAGACACAACTCTTTCTCAAATCATTCAGATGGTAAGCGATGCCGCCGCCACAAAAGCACCTATCGCAAAAATTGCAGATAAAGTTTCGGGAATATTCGTGCCTGCCGTAATTCTGATTGCCGCAGTCACTTTTACAATCTGGCTGATACTCGGGGCGGAACTTCCGTTTGCATTGAGCCATGCGATAGCTGTCCTTGTTGTGAGTTGTCCATGTGCGCTAGGTCTTGCAACTCCTGTTGCAATCATGGTCGGTAACGGTGTCGGTGCAAAAAAAGGAATATTGTTTAAAACTTCCGCCGCTCTGGAAAATGCAGGACGCACACAGATTGTTGTGCTCGATAAAACAGGAACAATCACAAAAGGAGAGCCTGTTGTCACAGATATAGTACCTGCCGACAATTGCGGAGCGACAGAACTGTTGTATAAAGCATACGCACTTGAATCTAAAAGCGAACATCCTCTTGCAAAAGCTGTCGTCATTGAAGCAAAAAAACAAAATGCAAAAATACCGGAAATCGATGATTTTGAAGCTGTTATCGGGAACGGCGTTCGAGGCAAACTTATTGACGGCGGAAACGAGATTGAGCTTTACGGCGGCAAAATCGATTACATAAAAAAGATAACAGAGATTCCAGATGCACTTTCTGCGAAAATTGAAGAACTGTGCTCAGTCGGAAAAACACCGCTTGTCTTTGCCGAAAACATCAAAAAGGATGAAAAAAAGACTGTCCGCATTCTTGGGCTGATAGCTGTCGCTGATGTGATAAAAGAAGATAGCCCGGAGGCAATTTCAGAACTCGCAAGATTAAACATCAAAACAGTTATGCTGACAGGTGACAATGAAAAAACAGCAAATGCAATCGGTCAAAAAGCCGGAGTAAGCAAAATTATTTCGGGGGTTCTTCCTGACGCTAAGGCAGAAAATATAAAAAAACTCAAAAAAATCGGAAAAGTTATGATGGTCGGAGACGGAATAAACGACGCTCCAGCCCTGACTACCGCTGACGCCGGTGTTGCGATAGGAGCCGGAACAGATGTCGCAATCGACGCTGCAGACATTGTCTTGATGAAAAGTAAACTCAGCGATGTCGTGACTGCGATTCGCTTAAGCCGCTCAACGCTGAAAAATATCCATGAAAATTTGTTCTGGGCTTTTTTCTACAATATAATTTTAATACCTATTGCCGCCGGAGCATATCACCACGCATTCGGGCTCGATATGAACCCTATGCTTGGAGCCGCAGCAATGAGCCTTTCGAGTTTCTGCGTCGTCACAAATGCTCTGAGGTTGAACTTCTTTAGAGTAAAAAATAAAAGAGTTTCGGCAGTTGTAAAACAGTCGGAAAATGTAAACAAAATCAACGAGGAGTCTGATATGAAAAAGACAATCAAAGTAAATGGAATGATGTGTGAACATTGCGAAGCACACGTAAAAGAAGCACTTGAAAAAATCGATGGCGTTGAAAGCGCTGTTGCAAATCACAAGAAAGGCAAAGTCGTTATCACGATGACAAAAGATGTAGGAAAAGATGCATTGAAAAATGCTGTTACAGATGCCGGCTACGATTTTATAGGATAA
- a CDS encoding metal-sensing transcriptional repressor: MTENETEKCRCCSSKKKKERSPEEYKLLLNRLNRIEGQIRGLKKMLENDAYCTDVLIQASAVTSALNSFSKVLLANHIHTCVVDDIKKGKSEVVDELVDTIQKMMR, translated from the coding sequence ATGACTGAAAACGAAACAGAAAAATGCCGCTGTTGCAGTTCTAAAAAGAAAAAAGAACGTTCCCCTGAAGAATATAAACTATTGTTAAACAGATTGAACAGGATTGAAGGGCAAATTCGCGGCTTAAAAAAAATGCTTGAAAATGACGCTTACTGCACTGATGTTTTAATTCAAGCATCTGCTGTAACTTCCGCTCTCAATTCATTCAGCAAAGTTCTCCTTGCAAACCATATCCACACTTGCGTTGTCGACGACATAAAAAAAGGAAAATCAGAAGTTGTAGATGAACTTGTAGACACAATCCAAAAGATGATGAGGTAA
- a CDS encoding RluA family pseudouridine synthase, whose protein sequence is MNIKSHVKTSESYKQNHNREKIEILYKDNHIVVIYKPEGILSVPYPGSKNKTAQSVLEDMLRKAGTANTHHKPYAVHRLDRDTSGVMMFALTESAQKKIMNTWHKMVIERLYRAVAEISHNAENLPDAGSIDDPIAQNAHNVGFVPKERYCENKNENLRGSWSDNGNGNGNGKTSSEFKTVPARTNYKIILRGQTHVLFELSLDTGKKNQIRAHLAAHGYPIAGDKEHRAHTDHFGRLCLHARTLEFNHPFTGELLKFEVEEPEEWNEYVKRGDKNPKNPFWDLGRNDFDSKHCESQRLQAGQKRLSGKDKAHMNFIESGKKFRK, encoded by the coding sequence ATGAACATAAAATCGCATGTAAAAACTTCTGAAAGCTATAAACAAAATCACAATCGCGAAAAAATCGAAATTCTTTACAAAGATAATCATATTGTTGTGATTTATAAACCTGAGGGAATTCTCTCTGTTCCTTATCCCGGAAGCAAAAACAAAACTGCTCAGTCTGTTTTGGAAGATATGCTGCGCAAAGCGGGAACTGCAAACACTCATCATAAACCTTATGCGGTTCATCGACTTGACCGTGATACGAGCGGCGTGATGATGTTTGCGCTTACAGAAAGTGCCCAAAAGAAGATAATGAACACGTGGCACAAAATGGTGATCGAGCGGCTTTACCGTGCAGTTGCGGAAATTTCTCACAACGCGGAAAACTTGCCGGATGCAGGTTCAATAGATGACCCGATCGCTCAAAATGCGCACAATGTCGGATTTGTTCCAAAAGAAAGATATTGTGAGAATAAAAACGAAAATCTGCGCGGTAGCTGGAGCGATAACGGAAACGGAAACGGGAACGGGAAAACTTCTTCAGAGTTTAAAACCGTTCCTGCGCGTACAAACTACAAGATTATTTTAAGAGGGCAAACTCATGTACTTTTTGAACTGTCGCTCGATACTGGGAAAAAAAATCAGATTCGTGCACATCTTGCAGCACACGGATACCCAATCGCAGGTGATAAAGAACATCGTGCTCATACAGATCATTTTGGCAGGCTGTGTCTTCACGCACGCACTCTTGAATTCAATCATCCTTTTACAGGAGAGCTTTTAAAATTTGAAGTTGAAGAACCGGAAGAATGGAACGAATATGTAAAACGCGGCGATAAAAATCCAAAAAATCCATTTTGGGATTTGGGACGAAATGATTTTGATTCAAAACACTGTGAAAGTCAGCGATTGCAGGCGGGGCAAAAACGGCTTTCAGGAAAAGATAAAGCGCACATGAATTTCATCGAAAGTGGAAAAAAGTTTAGAAAATAG
- the pflA gene encoding pyruvate formate-lyase-activating protein, which translates to MQGYIHQLESFGCADGPGSRFIIFFSGCPLRCKYCHNPDTWKMTDGKLYTSDELVKEAMSCKEYWGKKGGITVSGGEPLFQIDFLIELLTKFKALGVNTCIDTAGAPFVKEGEWFEKFKKLMEVTDLLLMDIKHINEEEHVKLTGKTGKNIREMFYYLDEIKKPIWIRHVLVPGITDKEEYLIQTRDFIRTLHNVERVEILPYHGLGAIKYKDLGIEYALKDLESPTVESVKKAREILECEKYTKWQQ; encoded by the coding sequence ATGCAAGGGTATATTCATCAGTTGGAGAGTTTTGGTTGTGCGGACGGACCAGGTTCTCGTTTTATCATCTTTTTTAGCGGCTGTCCGTTGAGGTGCAAATACTGTCACAATCCCGATACTTGGAAGATGACAGATGGAAAACTTTACACATCAGACGAACTTGTAAAAGAGGCGATGTCTTGCAAGGAATACTGGGGGAAAAAAGGCGGCATAACAGTCAGCGGTGGGGAGCCTCTCTTTCAAATTGATTTTCTGATAGAGCTTCTTACAAAATTTAAAGCGCTCGGTGTGAATACTTGCATAGACACGGCCGGAGCTCCTTTTGTAAAAGAAGGCGAATGGTTTGAAAAGTTCAAAAAACTGATGGAAGTGACCGACTTGCTTTTGATGGATATAAAACATATCAATGAAGAAGAGCACGTCAAACTCACCGGCAAAACTGGAAAAAATATTCGCGAAATGTTTTATTATCTTGATGAAATAAAAAAGCCTATCTGGATTCGCCACGTGCTTGTTCCTGGCATTACAGACAAAGAGGAATATCTTATACAGACTCGCGATTTTATCCGTACATTGCACAATGTTGAACGTGTTGAAATTCTTCCTTATCATGGGCTGGGTGCTATAAAATATAAAGATTTAGGCATTGAGTATGCGCTAAAAGATCTTGAAAGCCCGACTGTTGAAAGTGTGAAAAAAGCAAGGGAAATCCTTGAATGTGAAAAATACACAAAATGGCAGCAGTAG
- the gatB gene encoding Asp-tRNA(Asn)/Glu-tRNA(Gln) amidotransferase subunit GatB — translation MMIDKWEIVIGCEIHTQLLTKTKAFCACENRYGGMPDTRVCPVCLGLPGAMPRISKGYVELGAVAGLALNCNIARFTKFDRKHYFYPDLAKGYQITQYDIPLCADGYVDLPFRSFPEDEQPGGKKCRPQNFKGEDCIIESNGQKYRRVRIERIHLEEDVGKSLHLQGSHSYIDYNRCGTPLIEIVTKPDMTSPEEAALFMQTVQEILRYVKVTNGNLEEGNMRCDANINLNIWEDGKEYHTPISEIKNLNSFKSIREACTYEAQRQLKQFQEDRQEFVAGYKNTMNWDEEKGVTNIMRTKNSFVDYRFTTEPDIKPFTVSEELIETAVKNVGELPEAKRQRYKKEFSMTDFDVETITSTKELAMFFEDAAAKSKNPKKAVNIILAELLAVLNEKRETISDVKITPAHIAEFADALEDGKITSKQGKEVFAEMMASNKRPLEIIKEKGMKVVSDSAEIDKIVQDVIAANPKAIEDFKSGKTNVTGWLMGQVMKLSHGKANPKQATEILNKYLSKM, via the coding sequence ATGATGATTGATAAATGGGAAATTGTAATCGGTTGCGAGATTCATACTCAGCTTTTGACAAAGACAAAGGCGTTTTGTGCTTGCGAAAATCGTTATGGCGGAATGCCGGACACTCGTGTTTGTCCTGTTTGTCTTGGACTTCCCGGTGCAATGCCTCGTATTTCTAAAGGGTATGTAGAGCTTGGAGCTGTAGCAGGTCTTGCTTTAAACTGCAATATCGCGCGTTTTACAAAATTTGACCGAAAGCATTATTTTTATCCTGACTTGGCTAAAGGGTATCAGATTACGCAATATGATATTCCGCTTTGTGCAGACGGTTATGTAGATTTACCTTTTAGAAGTTTCCCGGAAGATGAGCAGCCCGGTGGGAAAAAATGCCGTCCGCAAAACTTTAAAGGCGAGGATTGTATAATTGAATCAAACGGTCAAAAATATAGACGTGTCCGCATTGAACGCATTCACCTTGAGGAAGACGTAGGCAAATCTCTTCACTTGCAGGGCTCGCATTCTTACATCGATTATAACCGCTGCGGCACACCGCTTATTGAAATTGTAACAAAACCTGATATGACTTCTCCTGAAGAAGCAGCGCTGTTTATGCAGACAGTGCAGGAGATTCTTCGCTATGTAAAAGTTACTAACGGAAACCTTGAAGAAGGAAATATGCGCTGTGATGCAAACATCAACTTGAACATTTGGGAAGATGGAAAAGAATATCACACTCCGATTTCCGAAATTAAAAACTTAAACTCTTTTAAGTCAATTCGCGAGGCATGCACATACGAAGCTCAGCGCCAGTTGAAGCAGTTCCAAGAAGACCGTCAGGAGTTTGTTGCCGGTTACAAAAACACTATGAACTGGGACGAAGAAAAAGGCGTCACAAATATCATGCGTACTAAAAACTCTTTTGTTGACTATCGTTTTACAACAGAGCCCGATATTAAACCGTTTACTGTCAGCGAAGAACTTATTGAGACTGCCGTTAAAAATGTCGGAGAACTCCCGGAAGCTAAACGCCAGCGTTATAAAAAAGAATTTTCCATGACCGATTTTGATGTTGAAACAATTACATCTACAAAAGAGCTTGCAATGTTTTTTGAAGACGCTGCTGCAAAATCAAAAAATCCTAAGAAAGCCGTAAATATCATCCTCGCTGAACTCCTTGCAGTTTTGAATGAAAAGAGAGAGACAATCAGCGATGTAAAGATTACGCCTGCCCATATTGCGGAATTTGCAGACGCTCTCGAAGATGGCAAAATTACTTCAAAGCAAGGAAAAGAAGTTTTTGCGGAAATGATGGCGTCAAACAAAAGGCCTTTGGAAATCATCAAAGAAAAAGGAATGAAAGTTGTCAGCGATTCTGCTGAAATAGACAAGATTGTGCAGGACGTGATTGCAGCAAATCCGAAAGCTATCGAAGATTTTAAAAGCGGCAAGACGAATGTCACAGGCTGGCTGATGGGGCAAGTTATGAAGCTGTCTCATGGGAAGGCGAATCCGAAACAGGCAACCGAGATTTTGAACAAGTATCTTTCAAAAATGTAA